A window of Opitutus sp. ER46 contains these coding sequences:
- a CDS encoding ABC transporter ATP-binding protein, with amino-acid sequence MVANSPAAVESPLGADSNAAPAIEIRELTKLYHRNVSLRSSFARGLGFGSRLDRASNGAVAALDHVSFTVQRGEAFGIIGRNGAGKSTLLQIVAGTLQASSGACRVNGRITALLELGSGFNPEFTGRENIYLAGAILGISRAEMETRYERIVAFADIGDFIDQPVKTYSTGMMMRVAFAVAISVEPDVLIIDEALSVGDILFQQKCSARMRELVNAGVTLLVVTHDTAFVLNMCQRALWLDQGRMRYLGEAGACVREYVTAMAALSGNAPAPTDDFNALATVPLPTAPELALAEKERLGDGGVRIARAWLLHADGGAGSTFRLGDWAVAVVLIRASRHVRGVSAGCELRNRHGQVMFATGLRVARRLIAEIPAGKACLVSIRFRLELQPGQYTLDLGCGAGVDADNTWDRVLNVAVIEVSAASEQEVVHGLVRLPYEIGVSRVAG; translated from the coding sequence ATGGTGGCCAATTCACCGGCGGCAGTGGAATCGCCTCTCGGCGCTGATTCCAACGCTGCTCCGGCAATCGAAATCCGTGAGCTGACGAAGCTCTATCACCGCAACGTCTCGCTTCGCAGCTCCTTCGCGCGGGGACTCGGTTTCGGCTCCCGTCTCGATCGCGCGTCGAACGGCGCCGTCGCCGCGCTCGATCACGTATCCTTTACCGTGCAGCGAGGTGAGGCATTCGGCATCATCGGCCGAAACGGCGCCGGCAAGAGCACGCTGCTGCAGATCGTCGCAGGCACCTTGCAGGCGTCCTCGGGCGCGTGCCGCGTCAACGGCCGTATCACCGCGCTGCTGGAACTGGGGTCCGGCTTCAACCCCGAGTTCACCGGACGCGAAAACATCTACCTGGCCGGCGCGATCCTCGGCATCTCCCGGGCCGAAATGGAGACGCGCTACGAGCGCATTGTCGCATTCGCCGATATCGGCGACTTCATCGATCAACCGGTTAAGACCTATTCCACCGGCATGATGATGCGCGTGGCGTTTGCCGTCGCGATCTCGGTCGAGCCGGACGTCTTGATCATCGATGAGGCCCTGAGCGTCGGCGACATCCTGTTCCAACAGAAATGCAGCGCCCGGATGCGGGAGCTGGTCAACGCCGGCGTCACCCTCCTCGTCGTAACCCACGACACGGCCTTTGTCCTCAACATGTGCCAGAGGGCGCTCTGGCTCGATCAGGGACGCATGCGCTACCTGGGGGAGGCGGGGGCCTGCGTGCGGGAGTACGTGACCGCCATGGCCGCGCTTTCAGGCAACGCGCCAGCGCCCACCGACGATTTCAACGCGCTCGCAACTGTTCCGCTGCCGACCGCTCCGGAACTGGCGCTCGCCGAGAAGGAGCGCCTGGGGGATGGCGGCGTGCGCATTGCGCGCGCTTGGCTGTTGCACGCCGACGGAGGGGCAGGCTCGACGTTCCGGCTTGGCGACTGGGCCGTCGCTGTCGTCCTGATTCGGGCGTCCCGTCACGTCCGAGGCGTCAGCGCGGGTTGCGAACTGCGCAACCGCCATGGCCAGGTGATGTTCGCCACCGGGCTGCGCGTGGCGCGGCGCCTCATTGCCGAGATTCCCGCCGGCAAGGCGTGTCTTGTCTCAATCCGGTTCCGCCTCGAACTGCAGCCGGGGCAATACACCCTCGACCTCGGCTGCGGGGCGGGAGTCGACGCCGACAACACCTGGGACCGCGTGCTCAACGTCGCGGTGATCGAGGTCTCAGCGGCATCCGAGCAAGAAGTCGTGCACGGACTTGTGCGGCTGCCATACGAGATCGGCGTTTCCCGCGTCGCGGGCTAG
- a CDS encoding ABC transporter permease, translating to MASFDSSSVFALLNPWCIGRNLWRHRELAWQFAVREIEVRHRGSRLGAIWALVNPLSMLVLYWFVFGAIFGGRFNVLPGETEFDFVLALFFGLAMYHVFAETLGWGPLLIAGNPNFVKKVVFPLEVLPVAKVGDAAYHLGVSLALVLVGSLFGTAGVSWSVLWLPVLILPLLMLALGIGWALSAIGVFIRDVAQLTPFIGTALQFGSAVMFAPTKMTALPYAWEILRFNPLLQILDLGRRVVLWHQPMPWTNLAYVYAVALVTLALGHACFMLLRRSFAEVI from the coding sequence GTGGCATCCTTCGACTCCTCGTCCGTCTTTGCCCTCCTGAATCCCTGGTGCATCGGCCGCAATCTCTGGCGGCATCGTGAGCTCGCTTGGCAGTTTGCCGTGCGCGAGATCGAAGTGCGGCACCGCGGCAGCCGGCTTGGGGCGATCTGGGCCCTGGTCAACCCGCTCTCGATGCTGGTGCTGTACTGGTTCGTGTTCGGCGCAATCTTCGGGGGCCGTTTCAACGTGCTTCCCGGCGAAACGGAGTTCGACTTCGTCCTGGCGCTGTTTTTCGGGCTCGCGATGTACCACGTGTTTGCCGAGACGCTCGGCTGGGGCCCGCTCCTGATCGCCGGCAACCCGAACTTCGTGAAAAAGGTCGTGTTCCCACTCGAGGTGCTCCCGGTGGCAAAGGTTGGCGACGCCGCGTACCACCTCGGTGTAAGTCTCGCGTTGGTGCTGGTGGGCAGCCTGTTCGGCACGGCGGGCGTCTCCTGGAGTGTGCTATGGCTGCCGGTGCTGATCCTTCCGCTCCTCATGCTGGCCCTGGGCATTGGCTGGGCGCTATCCGCGATCGGGGTGTTCATTCGTGACGTCGCCCAACTCACGCCGTTCATCGGCACCGCCCTGCAATTCGGCAGCGCCGTGATGTTCGCACCCACCAAGATGACGGCGCTGCCGTACGCGTGGGAGATCCTGCGCTTCAATCCACTCCTGCAGATTCTCGACCTCGGCCGGCGGGTCGTGCTCTGGCACCAGCCCATGCCGTGGACCAACCTCGCCTACGTGTACGCGGTTGCGCTGGTCACCCTGGCACTCGGGCACGCCTGCTTCATGCTGCTCCGGCGCTCGTTCGCGGAGGTAATCTAG
- a CDS encoding DegT/DnrJ/EryC1/StrS family aminotransferase, producing MIPVLDLKPAVDELRPALDAAYQRVMESGRFLLGRELEAFEQEYAAFVGARHCIGVANGLEALQLVLLARGIGPGDEVIVPSNGYIATWLAVTHVGARPVPCEPDPRTHNLDPERLASVVSPRTRAILPIHLYGQPADLPAIASFARTHGLFVLEDAAQSHGARCRQGAGGPWRQTGALGDAAGISFYPSKNLGALADAGAITTDDRELADKLRHLRNYGSKVRYVNEYVGLNSRLDELQAAFLRAKLPLLNAWNQRRSALAARYAAALAGVGDLILPYVPGWAEPVWHLYVVRTRQRAALQAHLEAAGIGTQIHYPTPPHLAPAYAGAGWKRGDFPIAEQLAAEVLSLPIGPHHTADQIEAVGASIRQFFGQSR from the coding sequence ATGATTCCCGTGCTCGATCTCAAGCCGGCCGTCGACGAGCTCCGCCCAGCGCTCGACGCCGCGTACCAGCGGGTGATGGAATCCGGCCGTTTTCTCCTGGGCCGGGAACTCGAGGCCTTCGAACAGGAATATGCCGCCTTCGTCGGCGCACGGCACTGTATCGGCGTGGCCAATGGCCTCGAGGCCCTGCAACTCGTGCTGCTGGCGCGCGGCATCGGCCCAGGCGACGAGGTGATCGTGCCGTCAAACGGCTACATCGCGACCTGGCTCGCGGTCACGCACGTCGGTGCGCGACCAGTACCGTGCGAGCCCGATCCCCGCACGCACAATCTCGATCCCGAGCGGCTGGCCAGCGTCGTTTCCCCTCGGACGCGCGCGATCCTGCCGATTCATCTCTATGGACAGCCGGCAGATCTCCCGGCGATCGCCTCCTTCGCACGCACCCACGGGCTGTTCGTGCTGGAGGACGCCGCGCAGTCGCACGGCGCCCGCTGCCGCCAGGGCGCGGGCGGCCCGTGGCGGCAGACCGGCGCCTTGGGCGATGCGGCCGGCATCAGCTTCTATCCAAGCAAGAACCTCGGCGCGTTGGCCGACGCCGGCGCGATCACCACGGACGACCGAGAGCTGGCGGACAAACTGCGCCACCTCCGCAACTACGGTTCGAAGGTGCGCTACGTGAACGAATACGTCGGCCTGAACTCCCGCCTCGACGAGCTGCAGGCGGCGTTCCTCCGGGCGAAACTACCGCTGCTAAATGCCTGGAACCAGCGCCGCTCCGCCCTTGCGGCCCGCTACGCGGCGGCGCTGGCGGGCGTCGGCGACCTCATCCTGCCGTACGTGCCCGGGTGGGCCGAGCCGGTGTGGCACCTTTACGTCGTGCGCACCCGTCAGCGCGCCGCGTTGCAGGCGCATCTGGAGGCCGCCGGCATCGGCACACAGATCCATTACCCCACCCCGCCGCACCTTGCGCCGGCGTATGCCGGGGCCGGATGGAAACGGGGCGACTTTCCCATCGCCGAGCAGCTCGCCGCCGAGGTGCTCAGCCTGCCGATCGGGCCGCATCACACCGCGGACCAGATTGAAGCCGTTGGCGCAAGCATCCGCCAATTTTTTGGCCAAAGCCGATGA
- a CDS encoding bifunctional class I SAM-dependent methyltransferase/glycosyltransferase family 2 protein: protein MNPSSSTSDLPSANVTEAQPDPVVSTSQLVQRHLNRVREFYDCAPVRPQWAARQYRRLLSHYYNLLIAPSASVLEIGCGGGDLLALIRAGRRVGVDLSAKRIEAARQQVPDAEFYVQAGEELSLEGKFDVIIISDTLNLAADVQQLLERLHGVATPDTRLLINFQNTLWRPFLSLAQALGLKAAQPQNSWLASADVRNLLRLADWEVVLDQNRILVPSPVLGLGSLVNRWLAPLLQWFCLTIFFVARPQPRTPRRARTVSVVIPARNEAGNIEAAVQRTPELGAGTELIFVEGNSTDHTWAEIQRVAAAYPQRNIRILQQPGRGKGDAVRAGFAVASGDILMILDADLTMPPEELPKFYAVLASGRAEFANGVRLVYPMEQEAMQFANLCANKAFGLIFSWLLGQPVKDTLCGTKVLARAHYERVAANRTYFGDFDPFGDFDLLFGAAKLNLKIADVPIRYQDRTYGTTNIQRWRHGWLLLRMVMFAARKLKFV from the coding sequence ATGAATCCCAGTTCATCAACATCCGACCTTCCCTCAGCCAACGTCACTGAAGCTCAGCCGGACCCGGTCGTATCGACGTCCCAGCTCGTGCAACGGCACCTTAATCGGGTACGGGAGTTCTATGATTGCGCCCCGGTCCGTCCACAATGGGCTGCCCGCCAATACCGACGGCTGCTCTCCCACTACTACAATCTGTTGATCGCGCCGTCCGCCTCCGTGCTCGAGATCGGATGTGGTGGGGGAGATCTGCTGGCGTTGATTCGAGCCGGCCGCCGCGTGGGCGTCGATCTCTCGGCCAAGCGGATCGAGGCCGCACGTCAGCAGGTTCCCGATGCCGAGTTCTATGTCCAGGCCGGCGAGGAGTTGAGCCTCGAGGGCAAGTTCGACGTCATCATCATCTCGGACACGCTCAACCTCGCGGCGGACGTGCAGCAACTGCTCGAACGGCTCCATGGCGTCGCGACGCCTGACACGCGGCTGCTGATCAATTTTCAGAACACACTCTGGCGTCCGTTCCTCTCGCTCGCACAGGCGCTGGGCCTCAAAGCCGCCCAGCCGCAGAACAGCTGGCTCGCGAGCGCCGACGTCCGCAACCTGCTGCGGCTGGCGGATTGGGAGGTGGTCCTCGACCAGAATCGGATTCTAGTGCCGTCGCCGGTCCTGGGGCTCGGCTCGCTTGTCAACCGCTGGCTGGCCCCGCTGCTCCAGTGGTTCTGCCTCACCATCTTCTTCGTCGCACGGCCGCAACCTCGCACACCCCGCCGGGCACGGACGGTTTCCGTCGTCATCCCCGCGCGCAACGAAGCCGGCAACATCGAGGCCGCCGTTCAGCGCACACCCGAGCTGGGTGCGGGCACGGAGCTGATTTTTGTCGAGGGCAACTCCACCGATCATACCTGGGCCGAGATTCAGCGCGTGGCGGCCGCGTATCCGCAGCGCAACATCCGAATCCTTCAGCAGCCCGGCCGCGGCAAAGGCGATGCGGTCCGTGCCGGCTTCGCCGTCGCCAGCGGGGACATCCTCATGATCCTCGACGCCGATCTCACGATGCCGCCGGAGGAGCTACCCAAGTTTTACGCGGTGCTCGCGAGCGGGCGGGCGGAGTTTGCGAACGGTGTGCGCCTGGTCTATCCGATGGAACAGGAGGCCATGCAGTTCGCAAACCTCTGCGCCAACAAGGCGTTCGGCCTGATCTTCTCCTGGCTGCTCGGCCAGCCCGTGAAGGACACGCTCTGCGGGACCAAGGTGCTTGCACGGGCGCACTACGAGCGCGTCGCCGCCAATCGCACCTACTTCGGCGACTTCGATCCTTTTGGCGACTTCGACCTGCTCTTCGGCGCCGCCAAGCTGAACCTCAAGATCGCCGACGTGCCGATCCGGTATCAGGACCGCACCTATGGCACGACCAACATCCAGCGCTGGCGTCACGGCTGGCTGCTCCTGCGCATGGTGATGTTCGCCGCGCGCAAGCTGAAGTTCGTGTAG
- a CDS encoding TolC family protein, with product MLLSGLSCLRVGRAISWLALTVVTVGLHGQSATMVVTLPEDYLPGLKVLLAAAVKQSPDQLRREALVDRADAEIRLADRQRWPNLGGDFRYNSSQTGISGNADSSSDNSGLFYNIGLDQAVFHWGDVRRAGQIARIRAAVAAKEYADAYRELAVAIRQSYLSLVASQARLREIRYTLTLRQQELASAKEKQALGVLSGADIAGRELELNEAQLEVDRVTANFTTDCRRLARLAGVSDLSPESIPDALPLPRYDPALATAWTAAVLRDGGRHSFRAQVLEMRIREADLNYRTARMRLLPKFNFGISHSVETSTTASESAVSQTAITRDSMELRGNWTIFDGFATRAIKAMTKADRRYAEAELRRVTEEVMDQAQQYQRNVVLDARAVELTEQRRHAAELGMRREQELLRTQAGEASQARLERSQRDLRRAEAVATAARAAFLASWSAFVSRVTDDPALQNLPSRYVR from the coding sequence ATGCTGTTGTCTGGACTCAGTTGCCTGCGTGTCGGGCGCGCCATTTCATGGTTAGCGTTGACCGTCGTCACAGTAGGATTGCACGGCCAGTCGGCGACGATGGTGGTTACACTCCCGGAAGATTATCTTCCGGGATTGAAGGTGCTGTTGGCGGCTGCGGTGAAGCAGTCGCCGGACCAGTTGCGGCGGGAGGCACTCGTCGACCGGGCCGATGCCGAAATCCGCCTGGCCGACCGGCAGCGGTGGCCGAATCTCGGCGGCGATTTTCGCTACAACTCCAGTCAGACAGGTATCTCGGGCAACGCCGATTCAAGTTCGGACAACAGTGGCCTCTTTTACAATATTGGTTTGGATCAGGCGGTGTTTCATTGGGGAGACGTCCGGCGCGCGGGGCAGATTGCCCGTATCAGGGCCGCAGTTGCAGCCAAGGAGTACGCCGACGCTTACCGAGAACTCGCGGTCGCGATTCGACAGTCGTATCTCAGCCTTGTGGCGAGTCAGGCGCGCTTACGGGAGATTCGTTACACACTGACGTTGCGGCAGCAGGAACTAGCCAGCGCAAAGGAGAAACAAGCGTTGGGCGTTCTCTCGGGCGCGGATATCGCGGGGCGGGAGCTCGAACTAAATGAGGCCCAGCTTGAGGTGGATCGGGTCACCGCCAACTTCACAACTGATTGTCGGCGGCTCGCGCGTCTTGCGGGCGTGTCAGACCTCTCACCGGAGTCGATTCCGGATGCGCTGCCGCTGCCGCGCTACGATCCGGCGCTCGCCACGGCTTGGACGGCTGCAGTGCTCCGCGACGGAGGTCGCCACTCCTTTCGGGCTCAAGTGCTTGAGATGCGGATTCGGGAGGCGGATCTAAATTATCGCACGGCGCGGATGCGCCTGCTGCCCAAGTTCAATTTTGGCATCTCGCACAGCGTCGAGACATCGACCACGGCCAGCGAGAGTGCCGTCTCGCAGACGGCTATCACCCGGGATTCGATGGAGCTGCGAGGGAACTGGACCATTTTCGATGGGTTTGCCACTCGGGCCATCAAGGCGATGACCAAGGCCGATCGTCGCTATGCCGAGGCGGAACTGCGACGGGTGACCGAAGAGGTGATGGATCAGGCACAACAGTATCAGCGAAACGTGGTGCTTGATGCGCGCGCGGTGGAGCTGACCGAGCAACGGCGGCACGCTGCTGAGCTCGGCATGAGGCGCGAGCAGGAACTCCTGCGGACGCAAGCAGGCGAGGCGTCGCAAGCGCGCCTAGAGCGTTCGCAACGCGACCTCCGCCGGGCCGAGGCCGTCGCGACTGCCGCCCGGGCGGCGTTCCTGGCCAGCTGGAGCGCCTTTGTGTCGCGAGTGACGGATGACCCCGCGCTCCAGAATCTTCCCTCTCGTTATGTCCGCTAA
- a CDS encoding efflux RND transporter periplasmic adaptor subunit, with protein MSAKPAKSGFVLKILVVLAILAIAVVVALYGFRPVALVAPVQRGKAVDVVSGSVVVHAEKDVQELKSELGGRVVWIDPRQLGEPFRKDEAVVKLDSSDLERAKKQAADNYARELERRKIRLRNDSSLETAKELLAAAKQQFDRGEMPPLQWKEAQRRYAQVETDLVLADFDMKQAQIDFEKSQAEFQRQIDKMTVRAPMDCVMRAVFVAPGALIGAGTKVGEFFSNERVVIAKIGEEDIARVKVGQRARVRLLNVGDTLFDAEVTTILPFADADTQRYSVYLKVKAETAQLMPFSTGEASITVGERENAPLIPRRALFNDKGRENTVLLVRNGVVEKRQLSIGYRALNYAEVTDKLNEGELVIVDGIDQFREGQRVRVEQQ; from the coding sequence ATGTCCGCTAAACCCGCCAAATCCGGTTTCGTTCTGAAAATCCTGGTCGTGCTGGCCATCCTGGCCATCGCAGTCGTGGTGGCGTTGTACGGGTTTCGACCGGTCGCCCTCGTCGCGCCGGTGCAGCGGGGCAAGGCCGTGGACGTCGTCAGCGGCAGCGTCGTGGTGCACGCCGAAAAGGACGTGCAGGAGCTCAAAAGCGAGCTGGGCGGGCGTGTCGTTTGGATCGATCCCCGGCAACTGGGCGAACCCTTTCGCAAGGACGAGGCGGTGGTGAAGCTGGATTCCAGCGACCTTGAACGGGCAAAGAAGCAGGCCGCCGACAACTATGCGCGTGAGCTGGAGCGCCGGAAGATCCGGCTGCGCAATGACTCCTCGCTTGAGACGGCCAAGGAACTGCTCGCTGCCGCGAAACAGCAATTCGACCGGGGGGAGATGCCGCCGCTGCAATGGAAGGAAGCGCAGCGTCGCTACGCCCAGGTCGAAACGGATTTGGTGCTGGCGGACTTCGACATGAAACAGGCCCAGATCGATTTCGAGAAGAGCCAAGCCGAGTTTCAGCGCCAGATCGACAAAATGACCGTGCGGGCGCCGATGGACTGCGTGATGCGCGCTGTTTTCGTCGCGCCGGGCGCCCTGATTGGAGCCGGTACGAAGGTCGGCGAGTTCTTCTCCAATGAACGCGTGGTGATCGCGAAGATCGGCGAGGAGGACATCGCTCGGGTGAAGGTCGGGCAGCGCGCCCGCGTGCGGCTGCTGAACGTTGGCGACACGCTGTTCGATGCCGAGGTCACGACGATTCTCCCGTTCGCCGATGCGGACACGCAGCGCTATAGCGTGTACCTGAAGGTCAAGGCGGAGACGGCGCAGTTGATGCCGTTCAGCACGGGCGAGGCCTCGATCACGGTGGGCGAGCGCGAGAACGCTCCGCTCATCCCGCGGCGGGCGCTCTTCAACGACAAGGGCCGGGAGAACACGGTCCTGCTCGTGCGCAATGGCGTGGTGGAGAAACGCCAGCTTTCGATTGGCTACCGCGCGTTGAACTACGCCGAGGTGACGGACAAGCTCAACGAGGGTGAGCTGGTCATTGTCGATGGCATCGACCAATTCCGCGAGGGGCAGCGGGTGCGGGTGGAGCAACAGTGA
- a CDS encoding FtsX-like permease family protein, whose translation MSPNLRIAFRFLTAKKRSMLMSLSCTILGVGLFIVTQATTSGFEQFFIRTILGTDGAIRIEDKIQDTMRSMSAGGGSKFEIWQKDGVKYIEGVEDPDALTGAVRQFNDVRGVSAVVRGNVQVTGPIKTEDAQVFGIRLTDHLQVSDLDQQIIAGNLREIERGTGGAAIGRVIADRLQLSVGDSFVISARGESRRQRVVAIYETGVQDIDKLRIYVPLAEAKSLLKKATGASFLQISLRDPNRAPSVAAQMQDVLRYNVRPWQVREKTWLAVFRALRISSAITVTVFTLIAGLAMFNTLAMIVFEKTKDIAILRSMGYERRDITQIFLWQAGIVLTIGSIAGALFGAGVTWCVSQVPLPITGIFKTEHFIVTWELQHYVLAVLTAVVMVMVASMIPARRAARVEPGDIIRGTAQ comes from the coding sequence ATGAGCCCGAACCTCCGGATCGCATTCCGGTTTCTGACCGCCAAGAAGCGGTCGATGCTGATGAGCCTTTCGTGCACCATCCTCGGGGTGGGCTTGTTCATCGTGACGCAGGCCACGACGAGCGGGTTCGAGCAGTTCTTCATTCGCACGATCCTGGGCACCGACGGCGCCATCCGCATTGAGGACAAGATCCAGGATACGATGCGCAGCATGTCTGCAGGCGGTGGGTCGAAGTTCGAGATCTGGCAAAAGGATGGCGTGAAATACATCGAAGGGGTGGAGGACCCCGACGCCCTCACTGGGGCGGTGCGGCAGTTCAACGACGTGCGCGGCGTGTCGGCCGTTGTACGTGGCAATGTGCAGGTGACCGGCCCGATCAAGACCGAGGACGCCCAGGTGTTCGGCATCAGGCTGACGGATCACCTGCAGGTCTCCGACCTGGATCAGCAGATCATCGCGGGCAACTTGCGCGAGATCGAGCGGGGGACCGGTGGCGCGGCAATTGGACGCGTCATTGCGGACCGCCTGCAGCTCTCGGTTGGTGATTCCTTTGTGATCAGCGCGCGCGGCGAATCCCGACGGCAGCGTGTCGTCGCCATCTACGAGACCGGGGTGCAGGATATCGACAAGCTCCGAATCTACGTCCCACTCGCCGAGGCCAAGTCGCTGCTGAAGAAGGCGACGGGTGCGAGTTTCCTTCAGATCAGCCTGCGGGATCCCAACCGCGCTCCGTCCGTGGCCGCCCAGATGCAGGACGTGTTGCGTTACAACGTCCGCCCTTGGCAGGTGCGCGAGAAGACCTGGCTCGCGGTGTTTCGCGCGCTGCGTATCTCGTCCGCCATCACGGTGACGGTGTTCACGCTCATCGCCGGCCTGGCGATGTTCAACACCCTGGCGATGATCGTCTTCGAGAAGACCAAGGACATCGCGATTCTCCGCTCCATGGGGTACGAGCGCCGTGACATCACCCAGATTTTCCTCTGGCAGGCCGGCATCGTACTGACGATTGGCTCCATCGCCGGCGCGCTCTTCGGCGCCGGCGTGACGTGGTGCGTGAGCCAGGTGCCGTTGCCCATCACGGGGATTTTCAAGACTGAGCACTTCATCGTCACCTGGGAACTCCAGCACTACGTCTTGGCGGTTCTCACGGCCGTCGTGATGGTGATGGTGGCGAGCATGATCCCGGCGCGCAGGGCGGCGCGCGTTGAGCCGGGTGACATCATTCGCGGCACTGCGCAGTAG
- a CDS encoding ABC transporter ATP-binding protein gives MSLASTSTSRIAVRCTGLHRYLGQDEGRVHVLKGVSFEAERGQVYAIVGPSGCGKSTLLYLLGLLDQPDGGQIEINGRVMSNTDDVARTAARGEHIGFVFQFHFLMLEFTALENVMMPMRKLGRLAPAEMEARAHALLGSVGLGDKTHRLGTHLSGGEQQRVAIARALANQPTILLADEPTGNLDVKNSALVFDLLTRLAKEQGQAVVLVTHNPEIAQRCDVTRSMRDGIFL, from the coding sequence ATGTCCCTTGCGTCAACCTCTACCTCCAGGATCGCCGTCCGTTGCACTGGGCTGCACCGCTACCTCGGCCAAGACGAGGGCCGGGTCCATGTCTTGAAGGGCGTATCCTTTGAGGCTGAACGCGGTCAGGTTTACGCGATTGTCGGTCCGTCCGGATGTGGCAAGAGCACCCTGCTGTACCTGCTCGGATTGCTGGACCAGCCCGATGGCGGCCAGATCGAGATCAACGGTCGGGTGATGTCCAACACCGACGACGTCGCGCGGACTGCGGCGCGCGGCGAACATATCGGCTTCGTCTTCCAGTTTCACTTTCTGATGCTCGAGTTCACCGCGCTCGAGAACGTGATGATGCCGATGCGCAAGCTGGGTCGGCTGGCGCCGGCCGAGATGGAAGCGCGTGCCCATGCCCTCCTCGGCTCCGTTGGACTGGGCGACAAGACCCACCGCCTCGGCACCCACCTGTCTGGTGGCGAGCAGCAGCGCGTCGCGATTGCCCGCGCCCTTGCGAATCAGCCCACGATCCTCCTCGCCGACGAGCCGACGGGCAACTTGGACGTCAAAAACTCAGCCCTGGTGTTCGATCTGCTCACGCGCTTGGCGAAAGAGCAGGGCCAGGCGGTCGTGCTCGTGACGCACAATCCGGAGATTGCCCAGCGTTGCGACGTCACCCGATCGATGCGGGACGGCATATTCCTGTAG
- a CDS encoding cytochrome c3 family protein, translated as MSKLFPKSANKLPLQIVIFLAVLGSIATAAVTYYMTPKYTRVGYAPVQPVPFSHAKHVNELGMDCRYCHNGVDKSGHSNVPTAQTCMNCHSVVKKDSPLLAPVRESYEKGTPVPWVWIHTTPDYAYFNHAAHVNRGVSCVECHGPVNQMDTVTHMQPLSMSFCLDCHQNPASRLRDPKDVFNLDSKRLVDQGPAGADQATKLVNHWKVMPPQSCSGCHR; from the coding sequence ATGTCGAAACTCTTCCCGAAATCGGCCAACAAGCTGCCGCTTCAGATCGTGATCTTCCTCGCCGTCCTGGGGAGCATCGCGACCGCGGCCGTCACCTATTACATGACGCCGAAGTACACGCGCGTCGGATACGCGCCGGTGCAGCCGGTCCCGTTCAGCCACGCCAAGCACGTGAACGAGCTCGGGATGGACTGCCGTTACTGCCACAACGGCGTCGACAAGTCGGGGCACTCGAACGTGCCGACCGCGCAGACGTGCATGAACTGCCACAGCGTGGTGAAGAAGGACAGCCCGCTGCTCGCCCCGGTGCGGGAGAGCTATGAGAAGGGCACGCCGGTGCCGTGGGTGTGGATCCACACCACGCCGGACTACGCCTACTTCAACCATGCAGCCCACGTGAACCGCGGCGTGTCCTGCGTGGAATGCCATGGGCCCGTGAACCAGATGGATACGGTGACCCACATGCAGCCGCTCAGCATGTCGTTCTGCCTCGATTGCCACCAGAACCCCGCGTCGCGGCTGCGCGACCCTAAGGATGTCTTCAACCTCGATTCGAAACGACTGGTCGACCAGGGCCCGGCGGGCGCCGACCAGGCGACGAAGCTCGTGAATCACTGGAAAGTGATGCCTCCGCAAAGCTGCTCCGGCTGCCACCGATGA